A stretch of the Nitratifractor salsuginis DSM 16511 genome encodes the following:
- the acpP gene encoding acyl carrier protein, translating into MAILDEVKEVVVEQLNVSPDEVKEDSKFVEDLGADSLDVVELVMALEEKFDIEIPDEEAEKIATVADAIKFIEEHKA; encoded by the coding sequence ATGGCAATTCTGGATGAAGTAAAAGAGGTCGTCGTCGAGCAGCTCAACGTCAGCCCTGATGAGGTGAAGGAAGATTCCAAGTTCGTTGAAGATCTGGGAGCGGACAGCCTCGATGTTGTCGAACTGGTTATGGCCCTGGAGGAGAAATTCGATATCGAAATCCCCGATGAAGAGGCTGAAAAGATCGCAACCGTCGCCGACGCTATCAAGTTCATCGAAGAGCACAAAGCCTAA
- a CDS encoding beta-ketoacyl-ACP synthase II, giving the protein MRRVVVTGLGMINSVGHDKESAFEAIVRGECGVDRITLFDPEAFSVKIAAEVKNFDPKTVMDPKEVKKADRFIQLGLKAAAEAIADAGIDDSVERERFGVSCASGIGGLPTIEKNSVILHERGPRRISPFFIPSALANMLGGFVSIAHTLKGPNLGSVTACAAGTHAIDEAAKTIMIGGADRMLVVGGEAAITGIGVGGFAAMKALSTRNDDPKHASRPFDAERDGFIMGEGAGALVLEEYEAAKARGAKIYGELIGFGESGDANHITTPTMDGPLRAMKAAYEMAGRPKVDYVNAHGTSTPINDKNETAALKELFGGKENCPPVSSTKGQIGHCLGAAGSIEAVISLMAMDRGIIPPTINYTTPDENCDLDYVPNEAREAQLDVVMSNSFGFGGTNGVVIFKRV; this is encoded by the coding sequence GTGAGAAGAGTGGTTGTGACGGGTCTGGGAATGATCAATAGTGTCGGGCACGATAAAGAGAGTGCCTTTGAAGCGATCGTCCGCGGAGAGTGCGGGGTCGATAGGATCACCCTTTTTGACCCTGAAGCCTTCAGTGTCAAGATTGCCGCCGAAGTGAAGAATTTCGACCCCAAAACCGTGATGGACCCCAAAGAGGTCAAAAAAGCCGACCGCTTTATCCAGCTCGGCCTCAAGGCGGCGGCGGAGGCCATCGCCGATGCCGGGATCGACGATTCGGTAGAGCGGGAGCGCTTCGGCGTGAGCTGTGCCTCTGGGATCGGCGGCTTGCCTACGATTGAAAAGAACTCTGTCATCCTTCACGAGCGCGGTCCCCGTCGGATCTCTCCCTTCTTCATCCCTTCGGCTTTGGCCAATATGCTGGGAGGTTTCGTCTCCATTGCCCACACTCTCAAAGGCCCCAACCTCGGTTCCGTTACCGCTTGTGCCGCCGGAACCCATGCCATCGACGAAGCGGCCAAGACCATTATGATCGGCGGAGCGGACCGGATGCTGGTTGTCGGAGGCGAAGCGGCCATTACCGGGATCGGCGTCGGCGGATTCGCGGCGATGAAAGCCCTCTCGACTCGCAACGATGATCCGAAACACGCTTCCCGTCCCTTCGACGCGGAGCGTGACGGCTTTATTATGGGTGAGGGGGCCGGAGCCCTGGTCCTCGAAGAGTATGAGGCGGCCAAGGCTCGTGGAGCCAAGATTTACGGTGAATTGATCGGCTTCGGCGAGAGCGGCGATGCCAACCACATCACCACGCCCACGATGGACGGGCCGCTGCGGGCGATGAAGGCAGCCTATGAGATGGCCGGCCGGCCCAAGGTCGATTACGTCAATGCCCACGGTACTTCCACGCCCATCAACGACAAGAACGAGACCGCTGCGCTCAAAGAGCTTTTCGGCGGCAAAGAGAATTGCCCGCCGGTCAGCTCCACCAAGGGGCAGATCGGTCACTGTCTGGGAGCGGCTGGCTCGATCGAGGCGGTGATCTCCCTGATGGCGATGGATCGGGGCATCATCCCGCCCACCATCAACTACACCACCCCCGACGAGAACTGCGATCTGGATTATGTCCCCAACGAAGCGAGAGAAGCGCAGCTCGATGTGGTGATGAGCAACTCCTTCGGTTTCGGCGGCACCAACGGTGTCGTCATTTTCAAGCGGGTCTGA
- the accA gene encoding acetyl-CoA carboxylase carboxyl transferase subunit alpha, with protein sequence MATYLDFEKPIEAIQKDIESAKARGDQDAVEILEKELGKEVKKTFGSLSDYQKLQLARHPDRPYALDYVRRIMENAQEIHGDRMYRDDPAILCYLGWIGGQKTVLIGEQKGRGTKHKLRRNFGMPHPEGYRKALRAVKLAEKFDIPVLMLIDTPGAYPGIGAEERGQSEAIARNLFELSGVKVPLISVVIGEGGSGGALAIGVADKLAMMRYSVFAVISPEGCSAILWNDPSKVEQATKALKITPDALKEYGLIDDIIDEPLIGAHRDMDSAAEKVKEYYLQSVRSLRELSKEELVQKRYEKLTSIGAYKENE encoded by the coding sequence ATGGCCACCTATCTCGATTTCGAAAAACCGATCGAAGCGATCCAAAAGGATATCGAGTCGGCCAAGGCCCGCGGGGATCAGGATGCGGTTGAGATCCTCGAAAAAGAGTTGGGGAAGGAGGTCAAAAAGACCTTCGGCTCTTTGAGTGATTATCAGAAACTCCAATTGGCCCGCCATCCCGACCGTCCCTATGCATTGGACTATGTGCGCCGGATTATGGAAAATGCCCAGGAGATCCACGGAGACCGGATGTATCGGGACGATCCGGCAATCCTCTGCTATCTGGGCTGGATCGGCGGGCAGAAGACCGTTCTCATCGGTGAGCAGAAGGGACGGGGGACCAAGCATAAACTCCGCCGAAACTTCGGAATGCCCCATCCCGAGGGGTATCGCAAAGCCCTTCGGGCCGTGAAGCTGGCGGAGAAGTTCGACATCCCCGTGCTGATGCTCATCGACACTCCGGGCGCCTATCCGGGGATCGGTGCCGAGGAGCGGGGCCAGAGCGAAGCGATCGCCAGAAACCTCTTCGAACTCTCCGGCGTCAAGGTTCCCCTCATCTCCGTCGTCATCGGCGAGGGAGGCTCTGGCGGGGCCCTGGCTATCGGCGTGGCGGACAAGCTGGCGATGATGCGCTATTCGGTCTTCGCCGTTATTTCGCCCGAAGGATGTTCCGCCATTCTCTGGAACGATCCCAGCAAGGTAGAGCAGGCGACCAAAGCCCTCAAGATCACTCCCGATGCCCTCAAAGAGTACGGTCTCATCGACGACATCATCGACGAACCCCTCATCGGTGCCCATCGGGATATGGACAGTGCCGCCGAAAAGGTCAAAGAGTACTATCTCCAGTCCGTCCGAAGCCTGCGGGAGTTGAGCAAAGAGGAGCTCGTGCAGAAGCGCTACGAGAAACTCACCTCCATCGGGGCCTACAAAGAGAATGAGTAG
- a CDS encoding DedA family protein yields MECNIQLHSIVDWIVQTVNAWGYFGIFAAMFLESSFFPFPSEVIMIPAGYLAFKGEMSLLLAIGVGIAGSLAGALFNYWLAMHFGRPFLLRYGRYLFLKPETLDHLERFFARHGEISTFNGRLIPGIRQYISLPAGLARMPVGRFALYTALGAGIWVTVLGLLGYFLGAHEDRVAHYLHNATLLALVGVAGLSLFYWLRHRAKEEL; encoded by the coding sequence ATGGAGTGCAACATTCAGTTGCACTCCATCGTCGACTGGATCGTCCAAACCGTCAATGCCTGGGGATATTTCGGTATCTTCGCCGCTATGTTTCTGGAGAGTTCCTTTTTCCCTTTTCCCAGTGAAGTGATTATGATCCCTGCGGGTTACCTGGCTTTCAAGGGGGAGATGAGTCTTCTTTTGGCCATCGGTGTGGGGATCGCGGGGTCGTTGGCGGGGGCGCTTTTCAATTATTGGCTGGCGATGCACTTCGGGCGGCCTTTTTTGCTGCGCTACGGTCGCTATCTCTTCCTCAAACCCGAAACTTTGGATCACTTGGAACGCTTTTTTGCCAGGCACGGAGAGATCTCTACCTTCAACGGGCGGCTGATCCCCGGAATCCGCCAGTACATCTCCCTCCCGGCGGGCTTGGCGCGGATGCCCGTAGGTCGCTTCGCTCTCTATACGGCTTTGGGGGCCGGGATCTGGGTGACGGTCCTGGGGCTGCTGGGGTATTTCCTGGGGGCTCACGAGGACCGGGTAGCGCACTACCTCCACAATGCCACGCTGCTGGCATTGGTGGGGGTAGCGGGACTAAGCCTCTTTTACTGGCTGCGGCATCGGGCCAAGGAGGAGCTGTGA
- a CDS encoding type III pantothenate kinase, translating into MILADVGNTHIHIYEEGRVLHLEPEDAIEAFGDRILYYICVDPEVRKKIVALTYWKDLESKIDLPGSYEGMGVDRRALCLSRDEGLFVDAGSALTVDRVVGGRYEGGMILPGLHAYRRALGEISEVLDREPDWSIECSSLPKGTARQLSYGIIAPIYHEILRLREGLTLYITGGDGRIVASWFDDTLYDETLVFQGMMKALVSVNG; encoded by the coding sequence GTGATTCTTGCGGATGTCGGCAATACCCACATACATATCTACGAAGAGGGCCGGGTGCTCCACCTGGAGCCGGAGGATGCGATCGAAGCTTTTGGTGATCGGATACTGTACTATATCTGTGTCGATCCCGAAGTGCGAAAAAAGATCGTGGCATTGACTTACTGGAAGGATCTGGAATCGAAGATCGATCTGCCCGGTAGCTACGAGGGGATGGGCGTGGATCGCCGGGCGCTTTGCCTGAGCCGGGACGAGGGGCTTTTTGTGGATGCCGGCAGCGCCTTGACGGTGGACAGAGTGGTCGGGGGGCGCTACGAAGGGGGAATGATCCTGCCGGGGCTGCACGCTTACCGCCGGGCCCTTGGGGAGATTTCCGAAGTTTTAGATCGGGAGCCTGACTGGAGCATTGAGTGCTCCTCCCTGCCCAAGGGGACCGCCAGGCAGCTCAGCTATGGTATCATTGCACCGATTTATCACGAGATCCTGAGGCTCAGAGAGGGCTTAACCCTCTACATCACCGGAGGGGACGGCCGGATCGTCGCTTCCTGGTTCGACGACACTCTTTACGACGAAACTTTGGTCTTTCAGGGAATGATGAAAGCCCTTGTTTCAGTTAATGGTTAA
- the hisG gene encoding ATP phosphoribosyltransferase: MLTIALPKGRIAEETLAIFSQLFGEGFEFESRKLILETGGFRFLNVRNQDVPTYVEYGAADLGVVGLDVITEKQLDIVDLLDLGLGRCKVAIGIPDDQELDWSRPDIRVATKMVNIAKNYFASKAVGVEVIKLYGSIELAPLVGLADAIVDIVETGTTMRENGLKVAEDIMDSSAHLIANKNSFYAKKEEILDLYGKIKAVIDSKSA, from the coding sequence ATGCTGACCATCGCATTACCCAAGGGGCGGATCGCCGAGGAGACTCTGGCCATCTTTTCCCAACTTTTCGGAGAGGGATTTGAGTTTGAGAGTCGCAAGCTAATCCTGGAGACGGGCGGGTTCCGTTTCCTCAATGTCCGAAACCAGGATGTGCCTACTTATGTGGAATACGGCGCGGCGGATCTGGGGGTCGTGGGACTCGATGTGATTACCGAAAAGCAACTCGATATCGTGGATCTGCTGGATCTGGGACTGGGGCGCTGCAAAGTCGCCATCGGCATCCCCGATGACCAGGAGCTCGACTGGAGCCGCCCCGATATCCGGGTGGCGACCAAGATGGTCAACATCGCCAAAAACTATTTCGCCTCCAAAGCCGTCGGCGTGGAAGTGATCAAACTCTACGGCTCCATCGAGCTGGCCCCGCTCGTTGGATTGGCCGACGCCATCGTCGATATCGTGGAGACCGGGACTACGATGCGGGAAAACGGCCTCAAGGTCGCCGAAGATATTATGGACTCCTCCGCCCATCTCATCGCCAACAAAAATAGCTTTTATGCCAAAAAAGAGGAGATTCTCGATCTCTACGGCAAGATCAAGGCGGTGATCGATAGCAAGAGTGCGTAG
- a CDS encoding class I SAM-dependent methyltransferase, with amino-acid sequence MTEPNPSEALDLYAKVEDLLGVKEAAPRLYAHYLLALQSLEFGSLLDVGCGSGDFLKAMQGAFPEAEFSGIDLSPEMVRRARKQGVEAHCSDLCELPGRYDVITCVFDMLNYLSDEELVPFLHCLKERLNPNGVLLCDLNTLYGFEEVAVGAFVAEDEGRFVAIESEFEAGIYRADFTLFEKEGACWRKSEGTIRQYYRSPEKIAEVLGAEILLRDPVSLYTETPDKLFLAFAPRP; translated from the coding sequence ATGACAGAACCTAACCCCTCCGAAGCCCTGGACCTCTATGCCAAAGTTGAAGACCTCCTGGGGGTCAAAGAGGCGGCTCCCCGGCTCTATGCCCATTATCTGCTGGCCCTGCAGTCGCTGGAATTCGGTTCTCTGCTGGATGTGGGGTGCGGGAGCGGGGATTTTCTCAAGGCGATGCAGGGGGCCTTTCCCGAGGCGGAATTCTCCGGCATCGACCTGAGCCCCGAGATGGTCCGTCGGGCCCGCAAGCAGGGGGTGGAGGCTCACTGCAGTGATCTTTGTGAGCTGCCGGGGCGTTATGATGTGATTACCTGTGTCTTCGATATGCTCAACTACCTCTCCGATGAGGAGTTGGTCCCTTTCCTCCATTGCCTCAAAGAACGGCTCAACCCTAACGGGGTCCTTCTATGCGATCTCAATACCTTATACGGTTTTGAAGAGGTGGCGGTAGGGGCTTTCGTCGCGGAGGATGAGGGGCGGTTTGTTGCCATCGAGAGTGAATTCGAAGCGGGCATTTACCGGGCCGATTTTACCCTGTTTGAAAAAGAGGGGGCTTGCTGGCGCAAATCTGAGGGGACCATCCGGCAATATTATCGCAGCCCCGAAAAGATCGCCGAAGTGCTGGGAGCGGAGATTCTGCTGCGTGATCCTGTCTCTCTCTACACCGAGACCCCCGACAAACTTTTCCTGGCGTTCGCTCCCAGGCCCTAA